One genomic window of Candidatus Dormiibacterota bacterium includes the following:
- the rplR gene encoding 50S ribosomal protein L18: MYKKHDRRLARDRRHVRVRKVVSGTAARPRLAVFRSLHHISAQVIDDTAGRTLASASTYEPALREGLTGTANADAAAAVGRAVAERAVAAGAPVVVFDRAGYLYHGRVKALADAARSAGLEF, encoded by the coding sequence ATGTACAAGAAGCACGATCGCCGCCTCGCACGCGACCGGCGTCACGTCCGCGTCCGCAAGGTGGTGTCCGGCACTGCCGCGCGGCCCCGCCTGGCCGTCTTCCGCAGCCTGCACCACATCTCGGCTCAGGTGATCGACGACACCGCCGGGCGCACGCTCGCCTCCGCCTCGACCTACGAGCCGGCGCTCCGGGAGGGGTTGACGGGCACCGCCAACGCCGATGCCGCCGCCGCCGTGGGCAGGGCCGTGGCCGAGCGCGCGGTCGCTGCCGGCGCCCCCGTCGTGGTCTTCGACCGCGCCGGCTACCTCTACCACGGGCGGGTCAAGGCGCTCGCCGACGCGGCCCGCTCCGCGGGTCTGGAGTTCTGA
- the rpsE gene encoding 30S ribosomal protein S5: MGMRMDRRDDRGGSDLQEKVVSLNRVAKVVKGGRRFSFSALVVVGDGQGRVGAGLGKAGEVPDAIRKGVEDAKKNMITVPMVGTTIPHEVRYKQGAAKVLLKPAVPGTGVISGGAMRAVVEAAGIHDILTKSLGTNNPINVVRATVGALASLRTLRDVAALRGKTPEEVVGRRRAAVMLGESLAEVPVSS, encoded by the coding sequence ATGGGTATGCGCATGGATCGCCGCGACGACCGCGGCGGCTCCGACCTCCAGGAGAAGGTGGTCTCGCTCAACCGCGTCGCCAAGGTGGTGAAGGGCGGCCGGCGCTTCTCCTTCAGCGCCCTGGTGGTGGTCGGCGACGGCCAGGGGCGGGTGGGAGCCGGTCTCGGCAAGGCAGGCGAGGTTCCCGACGCCATCCGCAAGGGCGTCGAGGACGCCAAGAAGAACATGATCACCGTGCCGATGGTCGGCACCACGATCCCCCACGAGGTCCGCTACAAGCAGGGCGCGGCCAAGGTGCTGCTCAAGCCCGCCGTCCCCGGCACCGGGGTGATCAGCGGCGGCGCCATGCGCGCCGTGGTCGAGGCGGCGGGGATCCACGACATCCTCACCAAGTCGCTGGGGACCAACAACCCCATCAACGTGGTCCGCGCCACCGTCGGCGCGCTCGCCAGCCTGCGCACCCTCCGCGACGTCGCCGCGCTCCGTGGCAAGACCCCGGAGGAGGTGGTGGGCCGGCGCCGGGCGGCGGTGATGCTCGGCGAGTCGCTCGCCGAGGTGCCGGTGTCCTCATGA
- the rpmD gene encoding 50S ribosomal protein L30, whose protein sequence is MSRLTVTYRKSTIGYAKDQKATIAALGLKRLHQTVEHEDSASLRGMIQKVRHLVSVDGVPADSPKGVTLLNSRPVSSGTAATAEASS, encoded by the coding sequence ATGAGCCGGCTGACCGTCACCTACCGCAAGAGCACGATCGGCTACGCGAAGGACCAGAAGGCGACCATCGCCGCCCTCGGCCTGAAGCGCCTCCACCAGACCGTCGAGCACGAGGACAGCGCCTCGCTGCGGGGGATGATCCAGAAGGTGCGCCACCTGGTGAGCGTCGACGGGGTGCCCGCCGACTCGCCCAAGGGGGTGACCCTGCTCAACTCCCGGCCGGTGTCCTCGGGCACCGCCGCCACCGCCGAGGCGTCCTCATGA